One Campylobacter concisus DNA segment encodes these proteins:
- a CDS encoding Aminoacyl-histidine dipeptidase (Peptidase D), translated as MSKDGLNRMEFEISELAKAVGFHVISKDRNPAWKPINDKFANDILEELKIYKPEARITAVHAGLECGVLLEKKAGLSACSIGPNIYSPHSTREHCEVASALFIEKVVRGIVKKYNS; from the coding sequence ATGAGTAAAGATGGCCTAAATAGGATGGAATTTGAAATTTCTGAGCTTGCAAAAGCAGTTGGCTTTCATGTTATTTCAAAAGACAGAAACCCAGCTTGGAAACCTATAAATGATAAATTTGCAAACGATATCTTAGAAGAGCTTAAAATTTATAAGCCAGAAGCTAGGATAACAGCTGTGCATGCTGGACTTGAATGTGGAGTGCTTTTAGAAAAAAAAGCAGGTCTTAGTGCATGTTCAATAGGACCAAACATCTACTCACCGCACTCTACTAGAGAGCACTGCGAAGTAGCCTCTGCGCTTTTTATAGAAAAAGTCGTTCGCGGTATCGTTAAAAAATATAACTCATAA
- a CDS encoding DNA-binding protein yields the protein MIETSDIFNLLHNAVEAKNIGKKISQAKMAEDLGVPMRTYQDWRLGNSKPQAAAAVCKLLCELDDDEILFVVNKMRKLLGK from the coding sequence ATGATTGAAACAAGTGATATATTTAATTTGCTTCACAATGCTGTTGAGGCAAAAAATATCGGTAAGAAAATTTCACAAGCAAAAATGGCAGAAGATCTTGGCGTGCCGATGAGGACATATCAGGACTGGAGACTTGGTAACTCAAAGCCGCAAGCTGCTGCTGCCGTTTGCAAACTGCTATGTGAGCTTGACGATGATGAAATATTATTTGTTGTCAATAAGATGAGAAAATTGCTAGGAAAATAG
- a CDS encoding tetraacyldisaccharide 4'-kinase, with the protein MFKKFNILLHSWANDYFFRPNFFQILLAFLLLPLSLIYTLVVICKKFSAQKKDFGIKIISVGNLTLGGSGKTPLCVAIAKNFEGAFIILRGYKRKSKGMQVVARDGEILLDVAASGDEAMIYATSIKNANVIVSEDRKVAINYAKEHGAKYILLDDGFSKFDIAKFDILVRPNPEPKLKLCLPSGAYRYPFSFYKFGDFIAREGQTHFRKSEILNKSEKMVLVTAIANPARLEAFFGECVGQVFFPDHYGFSKEELSEILQIYGATSLLMTQKDYVKVKDFGLRVSLITLEVTLSEEFKKVLAQQI; encoded by the coding sequence GTGTTTAAGAAATTTAACATCCTTTTACACTCTTGGGCGAATGACTACTTCTTTCGCCCAAATTTCTTTCAAATTTTACTAGCATTTTTACTTCTGCCACTAAGTCTTATCTACACTCTAGTCGTTATTTGCAAGAAATTTAGCGCGCAAAAAAAAGACTTTGGTATAAAAATAATAAGCGTTGGAAATTTGACCCTTGGAGGAAGCGGCAAGACCCCACTTTGCGTCGCTATCGCTAAGAATTTCGAAGGCGCTTTTATCATTCTTAGAGGATACAAAAGAAAGAGCAAAGGCATGCAGGTAGTCGCAAGAGATGGTGAAATTTTACTTGACGTAGCAGCGAGCGGTGATGAGGCGATGATATATGCCACAAGCATCAAAAACGCAAATGTGATCGTTAGTGAAGATAGAAAAGTAGCCATAAACTACGCCAAAGAGCATGGCGCAAAGTATATTTTGCTGGATGATGGATTTTCTAAATTTGATATAGCCAAATTTGACATCTTAGTGCGTCCAAACCCAGAGCCAAAGCTAAAGCTTTGCCTGCCAAGCGGGGCTTATAGATATCCATTTAGCTTTTATAAATTTGGAGATTTTATCGCACGTGAAGGGCAAACTCACTTTAGAAAGAGCGAAATTTTAAACAAAAGCGAAAAAATGGTGCTAGTAACCGCCATAGCAAACCCAGCGCGCCTTGAAGCATTTTTTGGCGAGTGCGTGGGGCAGGTCTTTTTCCCTGATCACTACGGCTTTTCAAAAGAAGAGCTAAGTGAAATTTTACAAATCTACGGCGCGACCTCGCTTTTGATGACGCAAAAGGACTATGTAAAGGTAAAAGACTTTGGGCTGAGAGTATCGCTTATCACGCTTGAAGTTACGTTAAGCGAGGAGTTTAAAAAGGTTTTAGCGCAGCAAATTTAA
- the grpE gene encoding nucleotide exchange factor GrpE, producing the protein MSEEVKEQNLPEVEPVQEAASDSVNLDALGDISKVDKLEKELGEITDKYYRANAEFENIKKRYEKEKADVASYANEKFARDLLPVIDALEIAANFDPEDDEFAKKIKEGILITINQFKKCFEKHGVSEIATDAEFDPNVHNAVLRVDSEEKQSGQIVQALQKGYMINGRVLRPAMVSVAN; encoded by the coding sequence GTGAGCGAAGAGGTAAAAGAGCAAAATCTGCCTGAGGTCGAGCCAGTGCAAGAGGCAGCTAGCGATAGCGTAAATTTAGACGCACTTGGTGATATCTCAAAAGTTGATAAGCTTGAAAAAGAGCTTGGCGAGATCACTGATAAATATTACAGAGCAAATGCTGAGTTTGAAAATATCAAAAAGCGTTATGAAAAAGAGAAAGCAGACGTTGCAAGCTATGCAAATGAGAAATTTGCAAGGGACTTGCTACCAGTCATCGATGCGCTTGAGATCGCTGCGAATTTTGACCCAGAGGATGATGAATTTGCTAAAAAGATCAAAGAGGGCATTTTGATAACGATAAATCAGTTTAAGAAATGTTTTGAAAAGCATGGCGTGAGCGAGATCGCAACTGATGCCGAGTTTGATCCAAATGTGCATAATGCCGTTTTAAGGGTTGATAGCGAGGAGAAGCAAAGCGGTCAGATCGTGCAAGCTTTACAAAAAGGCTATATGATAAATGGCAGGGTTTTGCGCCCAGCTATGGTTAGTGTGGCAAACTAA
- the dnaK gene encoding molecular chaperone DnaK — translation MSKVIGIDLGTTNSCVSVFERGESKVIPNKEGKNTTPSVVAFTDKGEILVGDVAKRQAVTNPEKTIYSIKRIMGLMSNEKNAEEAKARLPYHVVDRNGACAVEIAGKVYTPQEISAKILIKLKEDAEAYLGESVTDAVITVPAYFNDSQRKATKEAGTIAGLNVLRIINEPTAAALAYGLDKKEAEKILVYDLGGGTFDVTVLETGDNIVEVLATGGNAFLGGDDFDNKIIDWLVSEFKNETGIDLKGDIMALQRLKEAAENAKKELSSAQETEINLPFITADATGPKHLVKKLTRAKFEGMIDSLVGETITKINEVIKDAGLSKGDIKEVVMVGGSTRVPLVQEEVKKAFGKELNKSVNPDEVVAIGAAIQGAVIKGDVKDVLLLDVTPLSLGIETLGGVMTKIIEKGTTIPTKKSQVFSTAEDNQSAVTIMVLQGEREFARDNKSLGNFNLEGIPAAPRGVPQIEVEFDIDANGILTVSAKDKATGKAQNITISGSSGLSEDEINSMVKDAELHKEEDKKRKDAVEARNQADALVHQTEKSMSELGEKVPAEDRSNIEAALNDLKEVLKDENSSKEQIDAKVEALSKASHKLAEAMYKKDENAGANGGNKKDDDVIDAEVE, via the coding sequence ATGTCAAAAGTTATAGGTATAGACTTAGGTACAACAAACTCTTGTGTGAGCGTTTTTGAGCGCGGTGAGAGCAAGGTTATCCCAAACAAAGAGGGTAAAAACACAACTCCATCTGTTGTTGCTTTTACAGACAAAGGTGAAATTTTAGTAGGTGATGTTGCAAAACGTCAAGCAGTTACAAACCCTGAAAAAACGATATATTCTATCAAACGTATCATGGGTTTGATGAGCAATGAAAAAAATGCTGAAGAGGCAAAGGCTCGCTTGCCATATCACGTTGTGGATAGAAACGGCGCTTGCGCGGTTGAGATCGCTGGCAAGGTCTATACTCCGCAAGAAATTTCAGCAAAAATTCTTATCAAACTAAAAGAAGACGCTGAAGCATACCTTGGTGAGAGCGTGACAGACGCGGTTATCACAGTGCCTGCATACTTTAACGATAGCCAAAGAAAGGCCACAAAAGAAGCTGGAACAATTGCAGGTCTAAACGTTCTTCGTATCATCAACGAGCCGACAGCTGCGGCACTTGCGTATGGTCTTGATAAAAAAGAGGCTGAGAAAATTTTAGTTTATGACCTAGGTGGTGGTACATTTGACGTTACAGTGCTTGAAACTGGCGATAATATCGTTGAGGTTTTGGCAACTGGCGGTAACGCATTCTTAGGTGGTGATGACTTTGATAACAAGATCATCGACTGGCTAGTAAGTGAGTTCAAAAACGAAACTGGTATCGATCTAAAAGGCGATATCATGGCACTTCAACGCTTAAAAGAAGCCGCTGAAAATGCTAAAAAAGAGCTAAGCTCAGCTCAAGAGACTGAGATAAATTTACCATTTATCACAGCTGACGCGACTGGTCCAAAACACCTTGTCAAAAAGCTAACTCGCGCTAAATTTGAAGGCATGATCGACTCACTTGTGGGCGAGACTATCACTAAGATAAATGAAGTCATCAAAGATGCAGGTCTAAGCAAGGGCGACATCAAAGAGGTCGTAATGGTCGGTGGTTCAACTCGTGTACCACTTGTTCAAGAAGAGGTTAAAAAGGCATTTGGCAAAGAGCTAAATAAGAGCGTAAATCCAGATGAAGTCGTAGCTATCGGTGCTGCGATCCAAGGTGCGGTTATCAAAGGTGACGTAAAAGACGTGCTACTTCTTGACGTTACTCCACTTAGCCTTGGTATCGAGACACTTGGCGGCGTGATGACAAAGATCATCGAAAAAGGTACAACTATACCAACTAAGAAAAGCCAAGTCTTCTCAACTGCTGAAGATAACCAAAGTGCCGTTACTATCATGGTTTTACAAGGCGAGCGTGAGTTTGCAAGGGATAACAAATCACTTGGCAACTTCAACTTAGAGGGCATCCCAGCAGCTCCAAGAGGCGTGCCTCAAATCGAAGTTGAATTTGACATCGACGCAAACGGAATTTTAACCGTTTCAGCAAAAGATAAAGCGACTGGCAAAGCCCAAAACATCACTATCTCAGGATCAAGCGGTCTTAGCGAAGATGAGATAAATAGCATGGTAAAAGATGCTGAGCTTCACAAAGAAGAGGATAAAAAGCGCAAAGACGCAGTTGAAGCTAGAAACCAAGCAGACGCACTAGTTCATCAAACTGAAAAGAGCATGAGCGAGCTTGGCGAGAAGGTGCCAGCTGAAGATAGAAGCAACATTGAAGCTGCGCTAAATGATCTAAAAGAGGTTCTAAAAGATGAAAACTCTTCAAAAGAGCAAATCGACGCAAAGGTAGAAGCTTTAAGCAAAGCTAGCCATAAACTAGCAGAAGCTATGTATAAAAAAGATGAAAACGCTGGCGCAAACGGCGGCAACAAAAAAGACGACGACGTCATAGACGCTGAAGTCGAGTAA
- a CDS encoding aspartate carbamoyltransferase catalytic subunit produces the protein MGYKHKDLIGTRELSKEEILYFLEAAKEFKELNLSQVKKNDYLRGKTTINAFYENSTRTRTSFEIAAKRLGADTINFSSSSSSVTKGESLNDTMNNMAAMRTDIIVLRHPSSGAAKFAADRTEASVVNAGDGTNEHPSQALLDLFTLREHGKILDKNLNVAIIGDIARSRVARSDIWAMKKFGINLKLFAPKMMMPKDAEVFESQICKNMEEACEGSDVIIMLRIQLERGGADVAFPSSREYSKFFGLNKNRIKLAKPDAIVLHPGPINRGVELNSDVADGTHSVVLNQVENGVAIRMAILNTLAKNRG, from the coding sequence ATGGGCTACAAACATAAAGATTTGATAGGAACTAGAGAGCTTAGCAAGGAAGAAATTTTATATTTTCTAGAGGCGGCGAAAGAGTTTAAGGAGCTAAATTTAAGCCAAGTGAAAAAAAATGACTACCTTCGTGGAAAAACCACGATCAACGCATTTTATGAAAACTCGACAAGAACTAGAACTTCTTTTGAGATCGCAGCAAAGAGGCTTGGGGCTGATACGATAAATTTCAGCTCATCAAGCTCTAGCGTGACAAAGGGTGAGAGCCTAAATGACACGATGAATAACATGGCTGCTATGAGAACTGATATCATCGTGCTTCGTCACCCAAGCTCTGGGGCGGCGAAATTTGCAGCTGATAGGACAGAGGCTAGCGTCGTAAATGCAGGAGATGGTACAAATGAGCACCCAAGCCAAGCTCTGCTTGATCTTTTCACGCTAAGAGAGCATGGTAAAATTTTGGATAAAAACCTAAACGTGGCGATCATCGGCGACATCGCCAGAAGCCGCGTGGCAAGGTCTGACATCTGGGCGATGAAGAAATTTGGCATAAATTTAAAGCTCTTTGCGCCAAAGATGATGATGCCAAAAGATGCTGAGGTCTTTGAGTCTCAAATTTGCAAAAATATGGAAGAAGCTTGCGAGGGTAGTGACGTCATCATCATGCTTCGCATCCAGCTAGAGCGTGGCGGTGCGGACGTGGCATTTCCAAGCTCGAGGGAGTACTCGAAATTTTTTGGACTAAATAAAAATAGGATAAAGCTAGCAAAGCCTGATGCGATCGTGCTGCACCCAGGACCGATAAATAGGGGTGTGGAGCTAAACTCAGATGTGGCTGATGGCACACACTCAGTGGTGCTTAACCAAGTTGAAAACGGCGTTGCGATAAGAATGGCGATATTAAATACGCTTGCAAAAAATAGGGGCTAA
- the cutA gene encoding divalent-cation tolerance protein CutA: MRILITSVAKKKEAKKLSKKLVKKGLAACVSSFSAKSIYLWQEKLYDEKEQILLIKTDAKFKKVAKFIRKHHSYETPEILALKPKDVFKKYENWIKKSTKKGKK; this comes from the coding sequence ATGAGAATTTTAATCACCTCAGTCGCAAAGAAAAAAGAGGCAAAAAAACTAAGCAAAAAGCTCGTGAAAAAGGGACTTGCAGCTTGCGTGAGTAGCTTTAGTGCAAAGAGCATTTATCTTTGGCAAGAGAAGCTTTATGATGAAAAAGAGCAAATTTTACTCATAAAAACGGATGCGAAATTTAAAAAAGTAGCTAAATTTATAAGAAAGCACCACAGCTACGAAACCCCAGAAATTTTGGCGCTTAAGCCAAAAGATGTTTTTAAAAAATATGAAAATTGGATAAAAAAATCAACCAAAAAAGGCAAAAAATGA
- a CDS encoding HrcA family transcriptional regulator, whose translation MSKTNKRDLILNSIIEAYLQNNAPIGSNELGSRMSVAIPASTIRVYFKKLSDEGEITKLHISGGRIPTIAAMRRYWSEIFAESDINLEINDPRSLKMLCDEFELYCMIFGTIDKELLEILNLDDRYLVLNFSGDEIVIKFDARTYKFLSNLIGVSLDKLELICSQVGLSELKNKIRELKRTKIYFQENEILAFDMFKDRRFKMVFDPSFSLQMDEELTFSPMFDENYMGLKFKANYLGSEAQMICAGSVYTDYVKFINLIKEAA comes from the coding sequence GTGAGTAAAACAAATAAACGCGATTTGATACTAAATTCTATCATTGAAGCCTATTTGCAGAACAATGCGCCTATTGGCTCAAACGAGCTTGGCTCTCGCATGAGCGTGGCGATACCAGCATCTACGATACGTGTTTATTTCAAAAAGCTTTCAGATGAGGGCGAGATCACAAAACTTCACATCAGTGGCGGCAGGATCCCAACTATCGCTGCGATGAGGAGATATTGGAGTGAAATTTTTGCTGAGAGTGACATAAATTTAGAGATAAATGATCCAAGAAGCTTAAAGATGCTCTGTGATGAATTTGAGCTTTATTGTATGATTTTTGGCACGATCGACAAGGAGTTGCTAGAAATTTTAAATTTAGATGATAGATATCTGGTTTTAAATTTTAGCGGTGATGAGATCGTTATCAAATTTGATGCTAGGACTTATAAATTTTTAAGCAATCTCATCGGAGTTAGCTTAGACAAGCTTGAGCTTATCTGCTCTCAAGTTGGCTTAAGCGAACTAAAAAACAAGATAAGAGAGCTTAAAAGGACTAAAATTTACTTTCAAGAAAATGAAATTTTAGCCTTTGATATGTTTAAGGATAGACGCTTTAAGATGGTTTTTGACCCAAGTTTTAGCTTGCAGATGGATGAAGAACTTACATTTTCTCCTATGTTTGATGAAAATTACATGGGGCTTAAATTTAAAGCAAACTACCTTGGTAGCGAGGCGCAGATGATCTGCGCTGGCAGTGTTTATACTGATTATGTGAAATTTATAAATCTAATAAAGGAGGCCGCGTGA
- a CDS encoding DegT/DnrJ/EryC1/StrS family aminotransferase, with translation MREIPFYKPTITERESELIEEALRSENATDTVAKFEEKLKEYFGAKFVITTNNIAAAHHLALSAMDTKRGDKVICSVNAFPSVAQAVRHFDAEPIFVDIDEEDFNISPEALEKVLKEQNHKKLKCAFISHIAGQSAKLDEIKAICEKYGIVVLDDANRGIGLTYNGKKVGSDSFLSCFQTNSRVQNPISTVGFFTTNDEEVYKKAKLLRNYALVNGIDKFGSLSYIYDVVDIGLKYDINSINAAFSIAQLEKTDELIKRRKKIAEIYDKELKECHNITTPVKKREHIYTQYIIKINKNRDSFARELLERGIHTSLHYIPIHLLSYYKNKYSLKVNDFPNALKTYQQVLSLPIYHSLSDEEVQYICNTVKEISKSRV, from the coding sequence ATGAGAGAAATTCCGTTTTACAAACCAACTATCACTGAGCGCGAAAGTGAGCTTATCGAAGAGGCTTTGCGTTCTGAAAATGCTACTGATACAGTTGCTAAATTTGAAGAAAAGCTAAAAGAGTACTTTGGTGCTAAATTTGTTATCACTACAAACAACATCGCAGCAGCGCATCATCTAGCGCTAAGTGCGATGGACACAAAGCGCGGCGATAAGGTCATCTGTTCGGTAAATGCCTTCCCTAGCGTGGCTCAAGCAGTTAGACATTTTGATGCTGAGCCTATCTTTGTCGATATCGATGAAGAGGACTTTAACATCAGTCCAGAAGCCCTTGAAAAGGTGCTAAAAGAGCAAAATCACAAAAAACTAAAGTGTGCTTTCATCTCACACATCGCTGGACAAAGTGCTAAGCTTGATGAGATAAAGGCTATCTGCGAAAAATATGGCATCGTCGTTTTAGATGATGCAAACCGAGGCATAGGACTAACTTATAATGGCAAAAAAGTTGGTTCAGACTCGTTTTTGTCATGCTTTCAGACAAACTCACGCGTGCAAAATCCTATCTCAACAGTTGGATTTTTCACGACAAATGACGAAGAGGTCTATAAAAAAGCAAAACTACTTCGTAACTATGCCCTTGTAAATGGTATAGATAAATTTGGTAGTTTAAGCTACATCTACGACGTTGTTGATATCGGTTTAAAATATGACATAAACTCGATAAATGCGGCATTTTCTATTGCTCAGCTTGAAAAGACAGACGAGCTTATAAAACGTAGAAAAAAGATCGCTGAAATTTATGATAAAGAGCTTAAAGAGTGTCACAACATCACAACTCCAGTCAAAAAACGCGAGCACATCTACACTCAGTACATCATCAAGATAAATAAAAACCGCGACAGCTTTGCTAGAGAGCTTTTGGAGCGTGGAATTCACACTTCGCTGCACTACATACCTATACATTTGCTAAGCTATTATAAAAATAAATATTCGCTTAAAGTAAATGACTTCCCAAATGCTCTAAAGACATATCAACAAGTCTTGTCGCTACCTATATATCATAGTTTGAGCGACGAAGAGGTGCAATACATCTGCAACACGGTAAAAGAAATTTCTAAATCACGTGTTTAA
- a CDS encoding tetratricopeptide repeat protein has translation MKKILVLAAALFALNAMANENLDKANELYAKKNFNEAYLAFNKACGEGEKKACTMNAIMLFNGDGVAKDKAQAEKIFTKMCDENEGMACEKLGEMTAYGLIKDKDDNEAKSEEKAKALFKKACDNGYKPACDFVTK, from the coding sequence ATGAAGAAAATTTTAGTTTTAGCGGCGGCACTTTTTGCGCTAAATGCTATGGCAAATGAAAATTTAGACAAGGCAAATGAGCTTTATGCAAAGAAAAATTTTAACGAGGCCTATCTTGCTTTTAATAAAGCATGCGGAGAGGGTGAGAAAAAAGCTTGCACAATGAATGCGATCATGCTATTTAACGGCGATGGCGTGGCAAAAGATAAAGCTCAGGCTGAGAAAATTTTTACAAAAATGTGCGACGAAAATGAGGGCATGGCGTGCGAAAAGCTAGGCGAAATGACAGCTTATGGCCTTATAAAAGACAAAGATGATAATGAAGCAAAAAGCGAAGAGAAGGCAAAAGCTTTGTTTAAAAAAGCTTGCGACAACGGCTATAAACCAGCTTGCGACTTTGTAACAAAATAG
- a CDS encoding NAD+ synthase translates to MKGYQKIEETLVFSLKDKTKGKKLLLGVSGGIDSAVVATLCARAKPDETHALIMPTASSNRQNMDDALKLCEKLNIKYKVLSIEGILNAFYETIDANLSNLRKGNLAARVRMSLLYDYSSSINALVIGTSNKSELMLGYGTIFGDLACAINPIGELYKSEIFEFAKHLGVDENFIKKAPSADLWDGQSDEGDIGYSYAVIDEILQNLENNKEQAIKKFGSKAVLDIENRVVSNRFKRQMPLIVKI, encoded by the coding sequence ATGAAGGGGTATCAAAAAATAGAAGAAACCTTAGTTTTTAGCTTAAAAGATAAAACTAAAGGTAAAAAATTACTATTAGGCGTAAGCGGCGGTATTGATTCTGCTGTGGTTGCGACACTTTGTGCGAGAGCAAAGCCAGATGAAACTCATGCACTCATCATGCCAACAGCATCATCAAACAGACAAAATATGGACGATGCCTTAAAATTATGCGAAAAACTAAACATAAAATACAAGGTTTTATCTATAGAGGGCATTTTAAATGCCTTTTATGAAACGATAGATGCAAATTTAAGCAATTTAAGAAAAGGGAATTTAGCAGCTAGAGTTAGAATGAGCTTGCTTTATGATTATTCATCTAGTATAAACGCTCTAGTCATCGGCACAAGCAACAAAAGTGAGCTTATGCTTGGCTATGGCACGATATTTGGGGATTTGGCGTGCGCGATAAATCCTATCGGAGAGCTTTATAAGAGTGAAATTTTTGAATTTGCAAAACATCTTGGTGTTGATGAAAATTTTATCAAAAAAGCGCCTTCGGCTGATCTTTGGGATGGACAAAGCGACGAGGGCGACATAGGTTACAGCTATGCTGTTATCGATGAGATTTTACAAAATTTAGAAAATAACAAGGAGCAAGCCATCAAAAAGTTTGGATCAAAAGCGGTCTTGGATATAGAAAATAGAGTTGTTTCAAACAGGTTTAAACGACAAATGCCGTTGATAGTGAAAATTTAA
- a CDS encoding dihydroorotase: protein MKIAIINGTIVNSDEKFKANILIENGKIAKIGSKKFEADKVIDATNKLVMPGLIDMHVHFRDPGQEYKDDIISGSQAAVAGGVTTCLCMANTNPVNDNASITRAMIEKARNCGLIDLLPIAAISKGLGGNEIVEMGDLIEAGAVAFSDDGLPVTSSSVMRAALEYSSMFGSFCISHSEDCSLCRQGVMHEGKVSAILGLRGMAREKEEIAVSRDMLLAKLTKAHIHIAHVSSEYSLKIIEMGKKEGINITCEATPHHFSFSDDEILKNAYDTNFKMSPPLREISDVKAVREALKSGLIDVIATDHAPHHTDEKIVEFDKAPFGIIGLQTLVPLTLKLVNEGVISLERMVELTSTNAAKMLNLKDKGRLAEGMLADVAVIDPEIEYVYDEKINRSKSVNSPLFGKKLKGAATTTIKSGKIVYEFGK, encoded by the coding sequence ATGAAAATAGCAATAATTAACGGCACTATCGTAAATAGCGACGAGAAATTTAAGGCAAATATCCTAATAGAAAACGGCAAAATAGCCAAAATCGGAAGTAAGAAATTTGAGGCTGATAAGGTCATAGACGCCACAAACAAGCTAGTCATGCCAGGACTTATCGACATGCACGTGCATTTTCGCGATCCTGGTCAAGAGTACAAAGACGACATCATCTCAGGCTCGCAGGCCGCCGTGGCTGGAGGAGTGACCACCTGCCTTTGCATGGCGAACACAAATCCAGTAAATGACAATGCCTCGATCACAAGGGCGATGATAGAAAAGGCCAGAAACTGCGGACTGATCGATCTTTTACCAATTGCAGCCATTAGCAAAGGACTTGGTGGCAATGAGATCGTCGAGATGGGCGATCTTATAGAGGCTGGCGCAGTTGCATTTAGCGACGACGGCTTGCCAGTTACAAGCTCAAGCGTGATGAGAGCGGCACTTGAGTACTCAAGCATGTTTGGTAGCTTTTGCATAAGCCACTCAGAGGACTGCTCGCTTTGCAGGCAGGGCGTCATGCACGAGGGCAAGGTCTCGGCCATACTTGGACTTCGCGGCATGGCGAGAGAGAAAGAGGAGATCGCAGTGAGCCGTGATATGCTACTTGCAAAGCTCACTAAAGCGCACATCCACATCGCTCACGTAAGCTCAGAGTACTCGCTAAAGATCATCGAAATGGGTAAAAAAGAGGGCATAAACATCACTTGCGAGGCCACACCACACCACTTTAGCTTTAGCGATGATGAAATTTTGAAAAATGCCTACGATACAAATTTCAAAATGTCACCGCCACTTCGCGAGATAAGCGATGTAAAAGCGGTAAGAGAGGCGCTAAAAAGCGGACTTATAGATGTTATCGCTACCGATCATGCCCCGCACCACACGGACGAAAAGATAGTGGAATTTGACAAGGCGCCATTTGGTATCATCGGACTTCAAACCCTTGTGCCACTCACTCTTAAGCTCGTAAATGAGGGCGTTATAAGCTTAGAGCGCATGGTGGAGCTAACATCTACAAATGCGGCTAAGATGCTAAATTTAAAAGATAAAGGCAGACTTGCTGAGGGCATGCTAGCTGACGTCGCGGTGATAGACCCTGAGATCGAGTACGTTTATGACGAGAAGATAAACCGCTCAAAATCAGTAAATTCTCCACTCTTTGGCAAAAAGCTAAAAGGCGCAGCGACTACTACTATAAAAAGTGGCAAGATCGTTTATGAGTTTGGAAAATAA
- a CDS encoding MBL fold metallo-hydrolase: MRVMHKNFGDFGTNCYIVTKNGSSLVIDPGDGAKEWVLQNAQNLKAILCTHGHFDHIYDVSELKNELKIPVYINKFDAFMCESDIFGYMKNTFVPDILVQGDESFAVGDFSFKFYHFPGHTPGCSMIEIEDAIFSGDFLFKGSIGRWDFPFSDKNEMLESLEKCKNLKGDFALYPGHGESSTLKAEQQELDRWIEIVRRS; this comes from the coding sequence ATGAGAGTAATGCATAAAAATTTTGGCGATTTTGGGACAAATTGCTACATCGTTACCAAAAATGGCTCAAGTTTGGTGATAGATCCGGGCGACGGCGCAAAAGAGTGGGTTTTGCAAAATGCACAAAATTTAAAGGCGATACTTTGCACTCATGGGCATTTTGACCATATTTACGACGTGAGCGAGCTAAAAAATGAGCTAAAAATCCCAGTTTATATCAATAAATTTGATGCTTTTATGTGTGAGAGTGACATTTTTGGCTATATGAAAAATACCTTTGTGCCAGACATTTTAGTTCAAGGCGATGAAAGCTTTGCGGTGGGTGATTTTTCTTTTAAATTTTACCATTTTCCAGGACATACACCAGGTTGCTCGATGATAGAGATAGAAGACGCGATCTTTAGTGGGGATTTTTTATTTAAAGGTAGCATTGGGCGCTGGGACTTTCCATTTTCAGATAAAAATGAGATGCTAGAAAGCTTAGAAAAATGCAAAAATCTAAAGGGCGACTTCGCACTTTATCCAGGACACGGCGAAAGCAGCACACTAAAAGCCGAGCAACAAGAGCTTGATAGGTGGATAGAGATCGTAAGAAGGTCTTAA